The window GATGTTTTCGAGAAATTTCACGCGATAACCTCTAGCAGGGGAGCAGGGGGGCAGGGGTGCAGGGGAGAACGATCACCCCTGCTCCCCTGCCCCCCTGCACCCCTGCTCCTCTGCTTCTTATTCATACCGCAGCGCATCAATAGGATTCAGCCCGGCGGCGCGCGTGGCCGGGTAGATGCCGAAGAACAGGCCCACAGCGGCCGAGAACAGGATCGCCAACGCCACCGAGTTCCAGGCCACCGTGGCGTCCAGCGTGTCGGACAGGGCGCTGATGAGATAGGCCCCGGCCGCGCCCAGCAGCAGGCCGATCAGCCCGCCGATGGTGGACAGGATGATGGCCTCGGTCAGGAATTGCCACAGGATGTCGCGCCGCTTGGCCCCCACGGCCTTGCGCAGGCCGATCTCGCGCGTCCGTTCGGTGACGCTGACGAGCATGATGTTCATAATGCCGATGCCGCCGACCAGCAAGGAGATGCCGGCGATGACCCCCAGAAAGACGGTCAGCACGCCGGTGATCTGCCCCAGCGCGCCGACGACCTCGTCCTGGCTCAGGATGGTGAAGTCGTCCTCGTCGCGGAAGGTGACGCCGCGCGACTGGCGCAGGGCCAGCGTCATCTCGGCGATGGCCGCGTCCTGGCGCTCCTCGCTGATGACCTCGGCCAATATCTGATCGACGCGGAAGGAGCCATCCGGGCGACGGGCGGGGAAGAGGCGGCGCTGGGCCGTGTTGAGGGGCACGAGCACCAGGTCGTCCTGATCGTTGAAACCGGAGCCGCCCTTCTCTTCCATCAGGCCGATGACGCGGAAGTTGACGTTGTTGATGCGAATGGTCTGGCCGATGGGCAGTTCGCCGTCGGGAAAGAGTTGCTCGTAGACGCGCTGGCCCAGCACGGCCACGCGAGCGGCCGAGGTGACGTCCTGCTCGGTGAAGAAGTCGCCCAGCACGGGCTGGAAGTCGCGGATGATGGTGAAATCGGGCGTCGTGCCGCTGATGGTCGTGCGCGCCTCCTCGCCACCGCGGGTGACGATGGCCGGCCGGTCATAGGTCGGCACGACGCGCAATAGGTCGGGCACGTTGAACGGATCGGCCAGCGCCTCGTAATCGTCGTTGGTCAGTTCGGCGCTGCTGCGGCCGGGCATGAACTGGTTGGCGTCAGGCTGGCCGGGGATGACGAAGAGCAGATTATTGCCCAGCCCCTCGAACTCGCTGACGACGACCTGCTGCACGCCCTCGCCCACCGACACCAGCGTGATGACCGCGGCCACGCCGATGATGATGCCCAGCATGGTCAGGATGGCCCTGAGCTTGTTGGCGATCAGGCTACGGAGGGCGAGGCGGATGCTTTCGATCAGGTTCATAATAATCCAGCGCAGGGGGGCAGGGGAGCGGGGGAGCAGGGGAGCGCCGGCGTCCCGCCGGCTCTTCTTCTCCCCTGCATCCCTGCACCCCTGCTCCCCTGCCTCCTAAACATGCAACGCCTCATCCGACGGCCGCGCGCTCTGCCCGGCCACCAACGGTTGCGGCACGATTTCGTCGCGGACGATCACGCCATCGGCCAGGGTGATGATGCGCCGCGTGTGGCGGGCGATCCACGGGTCGTGGGTGACGAACAGGATGGTGATGCCCTGCTCGCCGTTGAGCCGCTGGAAGATCGCCATCACTTCCGTGCCCGACTTGCTGTCCAGATTGCCGGTCGGCTCGTCGGCCAGGATGATGGCCGGCTCGTTGACCAGGGCGCGGGCGATGGCGACGCGCTGCTGCTGGCCGCCGGAGAGTTCGCTGGGCCGGTGGTCGATGCGGTCGCCCAGGCCGACCATCTCCAGGGCGCGGCGGGCGCGTTCGTGGCGCTGGCCCTGGGCGGCGTAGATGAGCGGCAGTTCGACCTGTTGCACGGCGGGCATCCGCGGCAACAGGTTGAAATTCTGGAAGACGAAGCCGATCTTGCGGTTACGGATGTCGGCCAGATCGTCGTCGCTGAGGGCGCTGACGTCGGTGCCGTCCAGCAGATAGCTGCCGGTGCTCGGCTGGTCGAGCGCGCCGAGCATGTTCATCATCGTCGACTTGCCGGAGCCGGACGGCCCCATGATAGCCACGAATTCGCCCGCGCCGATCTCGACCGAGACGCCGTTCAGCGCGCGGACTTCGTGCTCGCCCATCTGGTAGACCTTGGTCATCTCGCGGATGACGATGACCGGCGGCCGGCCGTTGGATGCAATATCGCTCATCTTGCCTCTTATTCCGACGCGCCGAAGAAGCCGCCCAGGCCCTCGCGCTCGTTGGTCAGGACGACCACGTCCCCTGCGCTCAGGCCGCTGAGCACCTCGCTAAATTGCTCGTTGCGCAGCCCGGTCTCGACGACGACCTCTTCAATCGTCCCGTCGGCGCGGCGGATGAGGACGAATGCCTCGCCCGTTTCGCGGTTCAGGCGCACGGCCCAGTTGGGCACGACGAGCACGCCGTCCAGCTCATCGACGGTGATGGCCGCGCTGGCGCTCATGCCGGGGCGCAAATCGAAGGCGGTGTCGTTATCGATGTTGATCGTCACCAGATAGGTGACCACGCCCGACGTGGCGGTCGAGGTCGGGGCGATCTCGCTGACGATGCCCTCCACCGGCGTATCGGGCAGAGCATCGAGGGTGATGCTGACCGGCTGGCCCACGTCCACGCGGTCGATGTCGATCTCATCAACGTTGACCGTGATGTGGTAGGCGGCCTCATCCAGGATGGTGATGGCCGGCGCGCCGGGCGCGGCTTGTTCCCCTTCGCGCACCAGGACGGAGGCGACACGGCCGTCGATCGGGGCGATGATTTGACCCTGCCGCAGGCGCAATTGGGCCAGTTCCAGATTGGTGCGGGCCGAGGCCACCTGGGCCTCCAGAATAGCCGTCTCCTGATCCGAAGGTTTCTCCAATTGCAGGTCGGCGGCGGCGCGGGCGCGGGCCAATTGGGCCTCGGCCGCGGCCACGTTGCCCTCGGCGGCGGCCACACCGGCGGTGGCCCCGGCGATAGTCGCGTCAACGACCTGAATGTCGGCCGGGCCGGCGGGGTTGTTCACGTCGGACAGCGCCGCCTCGGCCGCTTGCAGGTTCAGCGTGGCCGCTTCCAGCGCGGCGCGGGCCTGCTCCTCCGGCACGCCCAGGCCGGGGCAGACCTCATCTTGCTGGTTCGTGCCCGGCACGGTGAAGGTGATGCATTCAATGGTCTTGTTATATGTCTCCTGGGCCTGCTTCTGCTGCTGGCGGGCGGCCGAGACCTGGGCTTCGGCCTGGGCGATCTGGCCCGGCGTGGCCCCGGCCAGCAGTTGCGCCCGCTGGGCCTGGGCCTGCTGAACGGAAGCCTGGGCCGAAGCCAGGTTGGCCTGGGCCACCTGGACGTTGGCCTCGGCCGCCTGCACGTCGGCCTGCGATGAGGCCAGTTGGGCCGGGCTGGGGTCGCTCTCCAGCCGCTGGGCCATCGTCAACTCCTGGATGCGCAGCGCGTCTTCGGCCTGCTGCACGGCCAGAATGAGTTCGGCCGTGTCCAGTTGGGCCAGCACGTCGCCGGCGGTCACTTGCTGGCCGCGCACGGCGTCCAGCGCGAGGATGGTTCCGTTGAGGCCAAAGGTAAGCGTCACCAGCGACTCCGGCTCAATGGCCCCGGTGGCGTTGACGGTCGAGGCGATGCGGTCGAGGGTCACCTCGGCCTCACGCAGGATTTCAAATTCTTGTTCGGCGGCGGCCTGTTGGCGGCGGGTCAGAAAGAAGATACCCGCGCCGACGAGGGCCACCACCAGGATGACGAGGAGGATGTTCCTGAGATTACGAGACATAGATTATTCCACACCGCACTTGAAGCAGGCTCCGGCGAATGACCGGGGACGGCCGAATGGCGATTGCTCCTATTTGTTGAAGACCGGCGCACCGTGACGCCAATCCATGATTATAGGATAAATGGGGGAAAGTGACAGTAGAATTATTAGCGGGCGATCATACTGTGTGCTACCTGACAACGCCCACGGTAGAGATGAGACTAGCGCAACTCGTTTCCCAAGACCAAAGGCGATTGGTAGACCTCGCTTTACGGAGGCAAGTATCTCGCGTACAATAAATACATGGTTCCCAATGCTGAAGCCATCCTCGCCGACAGCGCCAAACGCCTCTTCCCCAGTTTGTCGAAAGACGAGGCACTGGCCGCCCTGCTCTTGGAACGCGCCCAACGCAACCTGATCAAGTATCAGAGCCAGGCGCGGCAGTATGAGGCGAAGTATCAACGTCCGTTCGACGAGTTCCGCCAGACGATTGTCGATGGCGAACCGGCCGAGGGCGAAGAGCAGGATTACTTCGACTGGGAGTTGGCCGTCACCGGCGCGGCCGATATGACGCTGGAGATCGGAGGCCTGAGCGAAATTCTCGAACCGAATTGAATAAGATGGATTGGAAACTAGAAGTAGTGGTCGTACCCGTAGCCGACATCGACACGGCCAAGCATTTCTATGCCGAGCAAGTTGGCTTCGTCGTTGACCACGATACCCGTATCGGCGACAGTGTGCGCGTGGTGCAATTGACGCCGCCCGGCTCGGGTTGCTCCATCGTCATCGGCATGGGCCTGGGCAACGACATGCCGCCCGGGTCGATCAAAGGGCTGCAAGTGGTCGTGGATGACGTCGATGCCGCCCACGCCCAACTGGTCGCCGGGGGTGTCCTTGTCAGCCCGGTCAGCCACTTCGAGGGAGCGACGCTGGTCGAGGGGCGCGGTGGGCCGTGGAATTCGTTTATCTTCTTTGATGACCCGGATGGGAATTCGTGGGCGGTGCAGGAGCGGGCGAAAGACGATTGAGGCAGGAACCGAACGCTACCTCATCGTGCGTCAGTATTTTCTCTTTAAATCATGGTATAATTTCGACTGGGTGTACTGATGATTACCTATCAGGATATTGTTGTTGCTGTTAGGCAACTGCCGAATGAAAAACGGCTCACATTAATGGAAGAACTGGTCCATTTGCTGGCCGCGGAATGGCGGCCGCCGCGAACCGGCGAATCGTCGCTGCCTCGTGTGCGAGGCATGCTTAAGCCGGCCGGCCCTATCCCTTCAGATCGCGAATTACGCGACTCGCACACCGATTACCTGATTGAAAAATACAATTGATGCGCGTTTTGCTGGACACGAATGTCATTCTCGATCTGTTCCTGGACCGAGCACCGTTTGCCGATGCGGCGGCGACACTGTGGCTGGCCCACGAACGAGAACAACTCAGCGCCTACGTCGCCGCCATCACACCGATTAACCTTTTCTACATCGCTCGCAAACTGAAAGGCGAGGAAACAGCCAGAAAGGCAGTTGTTGAGTTACTGGCTGCGTTAAATGTTTGCGCGCTAGACCACGGCGCTTTGAAGTCTGCTCTGTCACTTCCCTTTCGTGACTACGAAGACGCTGTGCAGCATGCGGCTGCCAGCGCCGCGGGGTTAGATGCAATAATCACCCGGAACGAAAAAGACTTCTCCGCCGCGACCCTACCCGTATTCACTCCAATCGAGTTCATTGAACAATACTTACCCACACAGGAATAGGTGGCTAACTGTCAAGTCCAAGGCTCTGTTGAGCGTCGCGCGTGGTTGCTCGACGTGATTGCCGACTTTCGGCCGCAATAATCCAGAAAGCCCACGCCGCTGCCTAGCTGTCCGTCAACGCGGCTGCCCAGTCATCGTGATACAGTGTCACTATCCGGTCGGTCATACAAAATTCCTCTATGTTATTGAGCGTTTGAGAGTGTAGACGTATTCCCCGCCCGATGTTCCTCCTGCTATAGCGACCAATTCCCAACCCTCATCCCCTCGCTCGTTTAGGTAGTCCCAGATTTTTCTTGCACGCTCTGGCGAGAATACTTCCAGATCTTTTGCCTGTATCAGAACCTTATCAATAAGGCTGGCCCTTTGTGTGGTTGTGCTTCCTGTCGGTTTTCCATTTACGGCCACAACCCCTCCGGACGAGGTTACTACGACTAGATATTCAAATCTTTGCACACTGCCCTCCTCTATTCTTCTGAAAAGTATAAATTATCAGCACTTACGAAACGGAATATAGCGTAAAGCAAAATGGGCAACACACTATCAAATGTGTGTTACCCACCAGGAATACAAATCAACAGCCCGCTAGCCAGAGGCATTTACTCAAATATGTACTACCACCGCTCCAACCCATGTGCCGCCTCCATGATCGCCTCACTCGGCGTCATTTGGTCGTAGACGTTGCCCTCAAACAAAC is drawn from Candidatus Promineifilum breve and contains these coding sequences:
- a CDS encoding ABC transporter ATP-binding protein, whose amino-acid sequence is MSDIASNGRPPVIVIREMTKVYQMGEHEVRALNGVSVEIGAGEFVAIMGPSGSGKSTMMNMLGALDQPSTGSYLLDGTDVSALSDDDLADIRNRKIGFVFQNFNLLPRMPAVQQVELPLIYAAQGQRHERARRALEMVGLGDRIDHRPSELSGGQQQRVAIARALVNEPAIILADEPTGNLDSKSGTEVMAIFQRLNGEQGITILFVTHDPWIARHTRRIITLADGVIVRDEIVPQPLVAGQSARPSDEALHV
- a CDS encoding type II toxin-antitoxin system VapC family toxin is translated as MRVLLDTNVILDLFLDRAPFADAAATLWLAHEREQLSAYVAAITPINLFYIARKLKGEETARKAVVELLAALNVCALDHGALKSALSLPFRDYEDAVQHAAASAAGLDAIITRNEKDFSAATLPVFTPIEFIEQYLPTQE
- a CDS encoding VOC family protein; protein product: MDWKLEVVVVPVADIDTAKHFYAEQVGFVVDHDTRIGDSVRVVQLTPPGSGCSIVIGMGLGNDMPPGSIKGLQVVVDDVDAAHAQLVAGGVLVSPVSHFEGATLVEGRGGPWNSFIFFDDPDGNSWAVQERAKDD
- a CDS encoding ABC transporter permease; the encoded protein is MNLIESIRLALRSLIANKLRAILTMLGIIIGVAAVITLVSVGEGVQQVVVSEFEGLGNNLLFVIPGQPDANQFMPGRSSAELTNDDYEALADPFNVPDLLRVVPTYDRPAIVTRGGEEARTTISGTTPDFTIIRDFQPVLGDFFTEQDVTSAARVAVLGQRVYEQLFPDGELPIGQTIRINNVNFRVIGLMEEKGGSGFNDQDDLVLVPLNTAQRRLFPARRPDGSFRVDQILAEVISEERQDAAIAEMTLALRQSRGVTFRDEDDFTILSQDEVVGALGQITGVLTVFLGVIAGISLLVGGIGIMNIMLVSVTERTREIGLRKAVGAKRRDILWQFLTEAIILSTIGGLIGLLLGAAGAYLISALSDTLDATVAWNSVALAILFSAAVGLFFGIYPATRAAGLNPIDALRYE
- a CDS encoding efflux RND transporter periplasmic adaptor subunit; this translates as MSRNLRNILLVILVVALVGAGIFFLTRRQQAAAEQEFEILREAEVTLDRIASTVNATGAIEPESLVTLTFGLNGTILALDAVRGQQVTAGDVLAQLDTAELILAVQQAEDALRIQELTMAQRLESDPSPAQLASSQADVQAAEANVQVAQANLASAQASVQQAQAQRAQLLAGATPGQIAQAEAQVSAARQQQKQAQETYNKTIECITFTVPGTNQQDEVCPGLGVPEEQARAALEAATLNLQAAEAALSDVNNPAGPADIQVVDATIAGATAGVAAAEGNVAAAEAQLARARAAADLQLEKPSDQETAILEAQVASARTNLELAQLRLRQGQIIAPIDGRVASVLVREGEQAAPGAPAITILDEAAYHITVNVDEIDIDRVDVGQPVSITLDALPDTPVEGIVSEIAPTSTATSGVVTYLVTINIDNDTAFDLRPGMSASAAITVDELDGVLVVPNWAVRLNRETGEAFVLIRRADGTIEEVVVETGLRNEQFSEVLSGLSAGDVVVLTNEREGLGGFFGASE